The window ATTGGATGCGCACCATTCGCAGAAGGATGGGTTGGGGCAGATTCTTTGCGTACATCTGGGCAGCGGCGTTTGTGGCGCTGCTGCTGGGATCACTGTACTACCCGCTCGCCGGGATAAAGACCAAACCGGAGACGCCGTCTTTCGGACGTACCTTGGACGGCTTGGAGTTCGTGCGGCAGTACAACCCTGCCGAGTACGCGGCGATCGATTGGCTGAAGCAGAACGCGCCGCCGGACGCCGCAATCGTGGAGGCGGTCGGTGAATGGGGAGACTGGGCGCTAGTCTCGCGCAGCACGGGCTTGCCGACAATCGTCAATTGGCTCGGGCATCAGCGGCAGTGGCGCGGCGGCTGGGAGCGGTTCGACGCCGACAGCGCGGATGTCTCTCGAGCGCTGCGCGACCAGTACTTCGACGAGCGCGCCGCGGAAGTGGAGCGCATCTACTCCACTCTCGACCCCGCGGAGGCGCAGCTCATCTTGTACAAGTACGACATCAATTATGTGTACATCGGCCACCGCGAGCGCGACCTATACGGCACAGAAGGCATGGCAAAGTTCGAAGCCATAGCCGACCGCGTATTCGCCTCCCCCAACGGCGACTCGTTGATATACCGCGTGCGGTAGCCCGGTACGCGTGCGCAGCAAGAATCCATCCTCCCGCCAATCCCAAACTTGAGGGTGTCGGTTGGCAAAGTCCGCGAGAACGGGCGCCGCAGCGACGCACGTCATCAGGCAACCGACACTAAGATAGACGGCAATTACAAATCCCATGACGAGAAGATAGACAGGATCACATTTCTGCTACCTGGTTTTGCTGCCGCGGCGGCGGCCGCTATGCAATACAGTTGATTTCTGGCGACTCCCAGGAATCTGTTACCGCCTAATAATTCGCTTTGCCCTCATCTAATTTTCTCCCAAAAGGGGACAGGACAACGAAAAAGAGCAGGACAAGCTCAATAACCTGCCCTGCTCTTTTTCGTGTTAGCCGTTTCATCGGCTATCTATCACCGTCGGGCTTGCGCTTACGCCACCCGCGCGAACTTTTGCACTCTGGCGCCGTCTAGGGTTTCACCTACATAGAGGTCCCCTTTGGAGTCCATTGCTACGGCGTGGCCGGCGATTATGTCGCCCGGCGTGTCGGAGCTCATGCCCCAGCCACCTAGCCACTGACCTGTCGGCGTCATTATCTTTACGCCGGCTGGATGCGACAGTGCGTTTGACTTAGGCTGGTCTGGTCCAAGCCCCTGAAAGAAGCCCAAGTCCGTTACGAACATGTCGCCGTCCGGTCCCTGCACGATGTGGTCTGGGCGATGCACGCCGCCCCATTCGCTAATGAACTGCCCGTCCGGCGTGAACACCTGTATGCGGCTGTTCTCCCTGTCTGCGACGTAGATGTTGCCCTCGCTGCTGATGCAGACGGCGTGCGGGATTCGGAACTGCCCCGGACCTTCGCCCGGTTCGCCCCACGAGTGTATGCGCTCGCCTGTCGCCGTGTAGTGGTGGATGCGAGCGTTGCCGTAGCCGTCCGCGATGTACAGCGAACCGTCCGCCGCAATCGCGATGTCCGTCGGCCGGTTGAACGGCTCGCCGCTGAACATCTCCGGCGGGTCATTCGGCGTGCCGAGCGTCATCAGCAGCTCGCCGTCCGCCGTCCACTTGCGCACCGTGTGGTCGCCGATGTCCGTAGTGTACAGGCTGCCGTCGGGACCCGCTTCGATGTGGTGCGCCGAGCCGAACTGCCCTTCGCCCCAGCTGTTCAGCACATTGCCTTCAGTGTCCAGCACTATAATCGGGTGATCACTGCGGTTGTACACGAAAACACGATCCTGCCCATCGACCGCGACGCCGACCGCGTGATTCCACTCCCAACCGTCGGGCAGGGCGCCCCATCCCGGCACATGCTCATAGACATACTTCCCGTAGCTGACTCTTATTCCGCTCTCACCCATTGGTGTCTTCCTCCTTTATGCGTTTAGCTCTTTGCGTTCGATTCTTGGTTGTAAAATACGACTTTGCCCCATCCTGTCTATCGATGTTAGTTCCCCATACTGGGCGAACGGGCAGAATTATAGCACGCTTTCGTGATACGATGAGATTTGGCGAAATTACTGCTATTCTTGTGCTATTCTGCGTAAGTGAAACACACTGACCGGCATATCAACGCGCCGGCATACTAACATCGCGAGGTAAGACATGCTCGAACGATTCAAAGTACCCAAGCAAGACGAAGTGCGCGTTCCCATCGAGTCGCTCCAAATCGTGATTCAGGCGATATTCGAGAAGATGGGCAACTCGGAATCCGATGCGGCGGAAGCGGCGGAAGTACTGTCCATGACCGACCTGCGCGGCGTGGAGACTCACGGCGTTTCCAATATGCTGCGCGCGTATGTTACCCAGTACACCAGCGGGCAGGTCAACCCGCAGCCGGACTGGCGCATCGAGCGCGAGACACGCGGCACGGCGGTCATCAACGCCGACAAGGGGCTTGGCGTCGTGCTGGGCAAGCGCGCGATGAACATCGCCATCGAGAAGGCGCGCGATGTCGGATTCGGCGTGGTAACGATGAACAACGGCGCGCACCTCGGCGCTGTCGGGCACTTCTCCATGCTAGCCGCGCAGCAGGATATGGTCGGAATGTGCGCCACATCCGCCGGCAGGGGCGTCCTGCCCACATTCGGCGCGGAAGGACGCTTCGGCACGAACCCAATATCCATTGCCGCGCCTGCGAACACCGAAGCGCCGCTGCTGTTCGACGCCGCCACATCGCAGATTGCCGGCAACAAGTTCTCACTCGCGCGCAGAGTCGGCTCCGACCTGCTGCCCGGCTGGATTTCCGACGAAGAAGGCGCGCCGATTATGGAAGAGACGCCCGTTCCCGGTGGCGAGGGCGTGAACTACGGCAGCCTGCTACCTATGGGCGGCACGCGCGAGAACGGCTCGCACAAGGGCTACGGCTTCCTGATGATTGTGGACATCCTGTGCGCGTTTATGTCCGGTTCCGTTCCCGCTGTGTTCGACGAGGAGTACTTCGAGAGCGGCTACAAGCACTACTTCGCCGCGTACAATATCGCCGCGTTCACCGATGTCGCCGAGTTCAAGGACAACATGGACCAGATGCTTCGCACGCTGCGCGAGACGCCGCCCGAGCCCGGCAGCGAGCGCGTGCTGTACCCGGGACTCGCCGAGTACGAAGAAGAGCAAGACCGCCGTGCAAACGGCACCATCCTGCACACCGAAGTAATCGGCTGGTTCGAGGAAATCTGTGACGAACTGGAGATACCGCACTTGCAGACGTACTAGGTTTTCTCCTAGCGAGGATAATATGACTGATAAACATTTCCCGAATGAGGTCGCAGGTGAACTGAAATGGTATGTTTATCGTCTGATAGACCCGCGCAACGGCGAAACCTTCTACATAGGCAAAGGTAAGAACGACCGCGTCTTCGCCCACGTCAATGGCATGAAAGGTGACTACGGAGACTACGTAGAAGACCAGAAACGACAACGCATCAATGATATACAAGCCGCAGGCTTGGAAGTGGGACACATAATTCATCGCCATGGCATGGCGAGCGAATCGACTGCTTACGAGGTCGAAGCCGCGCTGATTGATGCTTACCCCGGACTCGTCAATAAAGTAGCAGGCAAGGGGTCTAGGGACTTCGGCACCAGACATGCATCTGAAATCATCGCTGAGTACAGAGCGGAGCCTTTTGAAGTTGAGGAAAAATTGATCCTAATCTCCATCGGAAGGATGTGGAGAGAACGTGGCGTTTACGAAGCTGTAAGGGGTCGCTGGAAGATACATAAAGATAGAATCAAAAGTTACAAACTGGTCTTGGCGCACGTCAGAGGGCTAGTTAGAGGCGCATACATACCAAGACAGTGGCTTCCCGGAACCAGAGAACACTTCCCTTTGGAGAGTGAAGACGCGCCCGATAGAATCGGCTTCGTAGGTGACCCCGCTGGACCTGAAGTATGGAACAAATACGTTGGGAAACGGGTGCCGGGCAAATATCGGAAAAAGGGCGCTGCCAACCCAATCCGATACTGTGACCCGTAACTTGCTGACGCACTGACCGACTGACGCACTGACCGATTTCTGCGAGGTGAAACATGGGGGAGACCGACGGCGATATAGCGCAAATTAGCGGCGAAGCGCCCGGACAAGGTGAGGCAATTTAATGTTTTTCTCTTTGTTCGGAATAACACAAAAGGAGATGTAGTGAGCGCAACGGAAGCCGAAATCATACTCGAACTCGCCATTGATAGGGGCGCGCTGACTTTTGGCGAGTTTCGCCTGTCTGCGGGCGGCACGAGTTCGTACTACTTCGACGGGCGCATCGTGACGCTCGACCCCGCGGGCTCGTACCATGTGGCGCGCGCCTT of the Chloroflexota bacterium genome contains:
- a CDS encoding Ldh family oxidoreductase, with translation MLERFKVPKQDEVRVPIESLQIVIQAIFEKMGNSESDAAEAAEVLSMTDLRGVETHGVSNMLRAYVTQYTSGQVNPQPDWRIERETRGTAVINADKGLGVVLGKRAMNIAIEKARDVGFGVVTMNNGAHLGAVGHFSMLAAQQDMVGMCATSAGRGVLPTFGAEGRFGTNPISIAAPANTEAPLLFDAATSQIAGNKFSLARRVGSDLLPGWISDEEGAPIMEETPVPGGEGVNYGSLLPMGGTRENGSHKGYGFLMIVDILCAFMSGSVPAVFDEEYFESGYKHYFAAYNIAAFTDVAEFKDNMDQMLRTLRETPPEPGSERVLYPGLAEYEEEQDRRANGTILHTEVIGWFEEICDELEIPHLQTY